In one window of Lepus europaeus isolate LE1 chromosome 14, mLepTim1.pri, whole genome shotgun sequence DNA:
- the TMEM9 gene encoding proton-transporting V-type ATPase complex assembly regulator TMEM9 has product MKVLSLVVVVVCLLAPPAQANKSSEDIRCKCICPPYRNISGHIYNQNVSQKDCNCLHVVEPMPVPGHDVEAYCLLCECKYEERSTTTIKVIIVIYLSVVGALLLYMAFLMLVDPLIRKPDAYTEQLHNEEENEDARSPAAAAASLGGPRANTVLERVEGAQQRWKLQVQEQRKTVFDRHKMLS; this is encoded by the exons ATGAAGGTCCTGTCCTTGGTGGTCGTGGTCGTCTGCTTGCTGGCGCCCCCGGCTCAGGCCAACAAG AGCTCTGAAGATATCCGGTGCAAATGCATCTGCCCACCATACAGAAACATCAGCGGGCACATTTACAACCAGAATGTGTCGCAGAAGGACTG CAACTGCCTACACGTGGTGGAACCCATGCCGGTGCCAGGCCATGACGTGGAGGCCTACTGCCTGCTGTGCGAGTGCAAGTACGAGGAGCGCAGCACCACCACCATCAAG GTCATCATCGTCATCTACCTGTCCGTGGTGGGAGCCCTGCTGCTCTACATGGCCTTCCTGATGCTGGTGGACCCTCTGATCCGAAAGCCGGACGCATACACCGAGCAGCTGCACAATGAGGAGGAGAACGAG GACGCTCGctcgccagctgcagcggccgcGTCCCTCGGGGGCCCCCGGGCAAACACGGTGCTGGAGCGCGTGGAAGGGGCCCAGCAGCGGTGgaagctgcaggtgcaggagcagcgGAAGACGGTGTTCGATCGGCACAAGATGCTCAGCTAG